A genomic region of uncultured Roseibium sp. contains the following coding sequences:
- the ppk2 gene encoding polyphosphate kinase 2, whose amino-acid sequence MDQTLKQAGSSGRTAATSGAEPSIPETSETAPKKPATAKSGHKSSVHKSHSLLLHERSISKGNSARLPENYPYKRRMNRAQYEARKQELQIELLKVQNWVKDSGQRIIAIFEGRDAAGKGGTIKRFMEHLNPRGARVVALEKPTEEEKGQWYFQRYARHLPTKGEIVLFDRSWYNRAGVEKVMGFCSPAEYMEFMRQVPEFERMLVRSGIRLFKFWFSVSREEQLRRFQSRNSDPLKHWKLSPVDVQSLDMWDDYSEAKESMFFYTHTADAPWTVVRSDDKKRARLNCMRYFIRSLSYPAADTEINLDADPKIVGPADTFYQTLQDFDASRQFKVE is encoded by the coding sequence ATGGACCAGACACTGAAACAGGCCGGCTCTTCAGGCCGGACGGCGGCGACTTCCGGCGCTGAACCTTCCATCCCAGAAACCTCCGAAACGGCTCCCAAGAAACCGGCGACGGCAAAGTCTGGTCATAAATCGTCAGTCCACAAGAGCCACTCCCTGCTATTGCACGAGCGTTCGATTTCCAAGGGCAACAGCGCTCGCCTGCCGGAGAACTATCCCTACAAGCGGCGCATGAACCGTGCGCAATACGAGGCGCGCAAACAGGAACTCCAGATCGAGCTGCTGAAGGTGCAAAACTGGGTCAAGGACAGCGGCCAGCGCATCATCGCCATTTTCGAAGGCCGGGATGCGGCCGGCAAGGGAGGCACCATCAAGCGGTTCATGGAACACCTGAACCCGCGCGGTGCGCGCGTCGTCGCCCTGGAAAAGCCGACGGAAGAAGAGAAGGGGCAATGGTACTTCCAGCGCTATGCCCGGCATCTGCCCACCAAGGGCGAGATCGTTCTCTTCGACCGCTCCTGGTACAACCGGGCAGGCGTCGAAAAGGTCATGGGTTTCTGCTCACCGGCCGAATACATGGAATTCATGCGCCAGGTTCCCGAATTTGAACGCATGCTGGTGAGAAGCGGCATCCGCTTGTTCAAATTCTGGTTCTCGGTCAGCCGGGAGGAGCAGTTGAGACGGTTTCAGTCGCGCAACAGCGATCCCCTGAAACACTGGAAGCTCAGCCCGGTCGATGTCCAGTCGCTGGATATGTGGGACGACTATTCCGAGGCGAAGGAGAGCATGTTCTTCTATACCCATACCGCGGACGCGCCCTGGACCGTCGTGCGATCCGACGACAAGAAGCGCGCCCGGCTGAATTGCATGCGGTATTTTATCCGTTCCCTGTCCTATCCGGCGGCGGACACGGAAATCAATCTCGACGCGGATCCGAAAATCGTCGGGCCGGCGGACACGTTTTATCAGACGTTGCAGGACTTTGACGCAAGCCGGCAGTTCAAGGTCGAATAG
- a CDS encoding GntR family transcriptional regulator, giving the protein MISETLEDEIVRGSLAPGTRLSEAAIAERFGVSRTPVREALQTIVSRSLAERSPYKGVIVRSFDTARLGSMFEAMAEMEAVCGGLAAQRISGDDLARLQAMHGRMTEFAGNKAYREYEAMNLDFHSLIYEASGNVDLAQMASDLRLKLAPYRRSQLFQIDRLRASNLEHELIVRLLAAGNRAGAEEALRAHLNGARHAALKVRE; this is encoded by the coding sequence ATGATATCCGAAACCCTCGAAGACGAGATCGTCCGGGGAAGCCTGGCTCCCGGCACGCGGTTGAGCGAGGCCGCCATCGCGGAACGTTTCGGCGTGTCCCGGACACCTGTACGCGAGGCGCTGCAGACAATCGTGTCCCGTTCCCTGGCAGAACGGTCGCCCTACAAGGGCGTCATTGTCCGGAGTTTCGACACCGCGCGCCTTGGATCGATGTTCGAGGCCATGGCGGAAATGGAAGCCGTATGCGGCGGGCTTGCGGCTCAAAGGATCTCGGGAGATGACCTGGCCCGCTTGCAGGCCATGCACGGCCGCATGACCGAATTCGCAGGCAACAAGGCCTATCGGGAATATGAGGCGATGAACCTCGATTTCCATTCGCTTATTTATGAGGCGAGCGGCAATGTCGATCTGGCCCAGATGGCGTCCGACCTGCGATTGAAACTCGCACCCTATCGCAGATCGCAGCTGTTTCAGATCGACCGTCTCAGGGCGTCAAACCTTGAACACGAACTGATTGTGCGCCTGCTTGCCGCCGGAAACAGGGCGGGTGCCGAAGAGGCGCTGCGCGCGCATCTGAACGGCGCTCGCCATGCGGCGCTGAAGGTGCGTGAGTGA
- a CDS encoding FAD-dependent oxidoreductase, translating into MTLPSSSKIIIIGGGIVGCSTAYHLAQMGQEVLLLEKAALTSGSTWHAAGLVGQLRSNANITQLLGYSISLYDRLEAETGQATGWKMNGGLRLACNQERWTEVKRQATTAHSFGLDMQLLTPKEAQELWPLMDISDVVGAAYLPTDGQASPSDITQALAKGARAAGAKLVENTPVHEILTERGRMTGVRTAKGEIACEKLVLCCGQWTRELAATIGVTVPLVSVEHQYMITEAFGVPSNLPTLRDPDRLTYYKEEVGGLVMGGYEPNGIPWAVDGVPDPFDYQLLDSNFDHFEQLMELSLPRVPDLEKVGVKQLVNGPESFTPDGNFILGETPEMENVFVGAGFNAFGIAAGGGAGMALAEWVAKGEPPYDLWPVDIRRFGRPHTDTDWVRTRTLEAYGKHYTMAWPSEEHDSGRPCRRSPLYDRLKASGAVFGEKLGWERPNWFAEADEEARDIYTFERPNWHGPVGREHTAAREAAVLFDQTSFAKFILKGPDAEAALSWIAANRVDKPVGSIIYTQMLNDRGGIECDLTCVRTAIDEYYIVTGTGFATHDFDWIRRNIPDGLNAQLVDVTSSNSVLSLFGPKARDVLSACTRADVGNEAFPFAQAHRIGIAGCPVLALRITYVGELGWELHLPTEYAQTVYDALHKAGEQHGLRNAGYRAIETLRLEKGYRAWGSDIGPDHTPDEAGLGWAVKMKTNADFKGRAAVQAQRESGVKKMLATFTTDGDVILSGRETIYRNGERCGWLSSGGYGHTLGKSIGIGYVRHPDGVTKDHVLSADYELEVGTERVRAEVTLAPLYDPKMERVKS; encoded by the coding sequence ATGACACTGCCTTCCTCTTCGAAGATCATCATTATCGGCGGCGGTATCGTCGGTTGTTCAACGGCCTATCATCTGGCGCAGATGGGTCAGGAGGTTCTGCTCCTGGAAAAAGCCGCCCTGACATCCGGCTCCACCTGGCACGCTGCGGGCCTTGTCGGTCAGCTGCGTTCCAACGCCAATATCACCCAGCTTCTGGGCTATTCGATCTCGCTCTACGACAGGCTGGAAGCGGAGACGGGACAGGCAACCGGCTGGAAGATGAACGGCGGCCTCCGGCTCGCCTGCAACCAGGAACGCTGGACGGAGGTCAAGCGCCAGGCGACCACGGCGCACAGTTTCGGCCTCGACATGCAGTTGCTGACGCCGAAGGAAGCGCAGGAGTTGTGGCCCCTGATGGATATCAGCGATGTCGTTGGCGCGGCCTATCTGCCGACGGACGGCCAGGCGAGTCCGTCCGACATCACCCAGGCCCTCGCCAAAGGCGCGCGCGCTGCCGGTGCCAAACTGGTTGAAAACACACCGGTTCATGAGATCCTGACCGAACGCGGCCGGATGACCGGCGTACGGACGGCCAAGGGCGAGATCGCCTGCGAAAAACTTGTGCTGTGTTGCGGGCAGTGGACACGCGAGCTCGCCGCCACAATCGGCGTCACCGTGCCGCTCGTTTCCGTCGAGCACCAGTACATGATCACGGAGGCCTTTGGGGTTCCGTCCAACCTGCCGACCTTGCGCGATCCGGACCGGCTGACCTACTACAAGGAAGAAGTCGGTGGACTGGTCATGGGCGGGTATGAGCCGAATGGCATTCCCTGGGCGGTCGACGGCGTACCGGACCCGTTCGACTATCAGCTTCTGGACAGCAATTTCGATCATTTCGAGCAGCTGATGGAGCTGTCGTTGCCGCGCGTGCCCGACCTGGAAAAGGTCGGCGTCAAGCAGCTGGTCAACGGACCGGAGAGCTTCACGCCGGACGGCAATTTCATTCTGGGTGAAACGCCGGAAATGGAGAATGTATTTGTCGGCGCGGGTTTCAATGCCTTCGGCATCGCGGCCGGTGGCGGCGCAGGCATGGCCCTGGCCGAATGGGTCGCCAAGGGCGAGCCGCCCTACGACCTCTGGCCGGTCGACATCCGCCGCTTCGGACGGCCGCACACCGATACCGACTGGGTGCGCACCCGCACGCTGGAAGCCTATGGCAAGCACTACACGATGGCCTGGCCGTCGGAAGAGCATGACAGCGGTCGCCCCTGCCGCCGCTCGCCACTCTATGACCGGCTGAAGGCGTCCGGAGCGGTCTTCGGCGAAAAGCTCGGCTGGGAGCGGCCGAACTGGTTTGCCGAAGCCGATGAAGAGGCACGTGACATCTACACATTCGAGCGGCCGAACTGGCACGGTCCGGTCGGCCGGGAACACACGGCCGCGCGTGAAGCCGCCGTCCTGTTCGACCAGACATCCTTCGCGAAGTTCATCCTCAAGGGACCGGACGCAGAGGCCGCGCTGAGCTGGATTGCCGCCAACCGCGTCGACAAGCCGGTCGGCTCGATCATCTATACCCAGATGCTGAACGACCGCGGCGGCATCGAGTGCGACCTGACCTGCGTGCGCACGGCCATCGACGAATATTACATCGTTACCGGAACCGGTTTTGCCACCCATGACTTCGACTGGATCAGGCGGAACATTCCGGACGGTCTCAACGCCCAGCTCGTCGATGTCACCTCGTCAAACTCGGTGCTGTCGCTGTTCGGACCGAAGGCGCGGGACGTTCTGTCTGCCTGCACCCGCGCCGATGTCGGCAATGAGGCCTTTCCTTTCGCGCAGGCGCACAGGATCGGCATCGCCGGCTGCCCGGTGCTCGCGCTGCGCATCACCTATGTCGGTGAGCTCGGCTGGGAACTGCACCTTCCGACCGAGTACGCGCAGACGGTATATGACGCCCTGCACAAGGCCGGCGAACAGCACGGCCTGCGCAACGCCGGGTACCGGGCAATCGAGACGCTGCGCCTTGAAAAGGGGTATCGCGCCTGGGGATCCGATATCGGACCGGACCATACACCGGACGAGGCCGGCCTCGGCTGGGCCGTCAAGATGAAGACAAATGCCGATTTCAAGGGCCGCGCCGCCGTACAGGCCCAGCGCGAGAGCGGTGTGAAGAAGATGCTCGCCACCTTCACCACCGACGGCGACGTTATCCTGTCCGGTCGCGAAACCATCTACCGCAACGGCGAACGGTGCGGCTGGCTGAGTTCAGGCGGCTATGGCCACACGCTCGGCAAGAGCATCGGGATCGGATATGTCCGCCATCCGGACGGCGTCACGAAGGACCACGTCCTGTCCGCGGATTATGAACTTGAAGTCGGCACGGAACGGGTCAGGGCCGAGGTCACGCTCGCACCGCTTTACGATCCGAAAATGGAGCGGGTCAAAAGCTGA